The sequence GATGCTTGGACCCGCGCTAAACAGATCGCACATTACCCATCATTTGTAGCAATTAATAACCCTACCATGGCTATTTATTTTCTTGTTGTCGTCTTGGCTAAAGAGGAAAAACCAGACCTTTCATACTTGGAAGATATGTATGAAGATGGGAAGAGACTAAATAAGGTCAAAGTGCGACATTTTCATGACAGTCAGGAGCATAAGAGTTTATGGGACCAACGAAATCCACACCCACGAGAAGTTTATATCACACCTTATGTTCAGGTTGTAAGTGCAGATTGTTTTGAAGGTCCGGCCACAATTTTACCTCCTGAGCAGCATGAGAAATATTTGGGTGATCTTCCCCAAATATACTTAACCAAAAACTATCTGTGTTATAGACAATTTAGGTCGGAAAGCTTCTTTGAAAAATTAATCCTCTCATGTTTAGGAGAAGAGAGAGAATTTACCCATGGAGGCACCCTAAGGAAAGGTGTTATGCATAAGGAAAATGATGTTGTTAGTTCATTGGATGGAAAGTCATCCCCCTGCCTACAGTTCCCTTGGGTTGGttttattgatcgctctcaagcTGATGTTAACAAGAGTGTTGACATGATTGTTGTTCCTTGTAGAGAGTGGGAGTACTTTGCAAGTACTCTAAGGTACATGCATCTAGTTCATAAGATGGGTTCTAAGCGTCTAGGCAATATGCTATCTAAGTACTTAAGAAATGTGTTCAAGTCTCGTTTGATAAACCTCCAGTCAATAATTAATAAAAGTATCGTCGACCTAGAGGTGGAATTGAGCTGTTTCGGAAAGGCTATTGCCATTGATGTCGGAGGAAAGTTGTACTCAGTTGAGATTTACCATCTCTTTGATTGTATTCACAAAGAACGTCTTGACGATGTGTGCTCAGGTGCTGATAAAGACTACAATGTGTTCATCAATTGACTTCCTGCGACTTTGAAAGTATTGCAATTTGACGGACCGCTCGCAGTGGAGAATGAAAGAGACCTTATTTTGCCAAAACTTTTCGCTCAAGAACGAGGATATTATGGTCTTACTAAATCTTCATTATTTACTTTCAGAGATCCTGAAAAGGCAGCAATTGAGTACCTTGTGCATAAGGTTGTGCATGACATTGTAGAGCTAGCACAGTACCCTGGTCTCGAAGTGGAGCTCACTAATACAACAGTTGAGTCCTTAGGCTTAGTCCTATggttgctaatctagcagctagattagcagtccacgtcagctaggactACCTTCTAAATTCTGTGGGAGTGCTAatatagcagctagattagcagtccacgtcagcccaacgctgtttggttcagcgctttaaatatcagccgtcagatcaaaaaataaatcgcGAAGCGCTAAACCATTCAGCGAAAAGGTAGTTTTTttaacgctgaaccattcagcgcttcaATCCGGCTGCTAGTTCAACTGCGAGCACatgttaggagagagaactagtgttaacaaatagaccacatttttttttgaactgcaacccttttctgctaatctagcagctcaatctagcacATAGGACTTGGTCTTAGGGAGAATGAGTGATGAAGCAAGAGAGAAACTCTGAAATTGGCTGGCATGGATTCTAGATACATCACTGTTGAATTCTTCTGCAAGCTTCCGCAAGATATTCAAAAAGACTTGGAATTTAAGGATACAAAAAATTATCAGGATTGTCAAACGAAGTCCCGGCAGTTATAAAACGACGAATAACACTTGAGAAAAATTTGGATGATTCTAGTAAACAACAGCAAGCTATCGCGAATAAAAAGAAGGGAGTTGCACTGGAGGAAGGTGTGAAGAGGAGAAAGGACAGATGTTTTCGCAAAGCAGATTCAAATTTTCAATTATTCATGCAAAAGTTTTCGGGAGCGACAAATGAGAAGTAATTAATAGCTAACAATCTTCTTTGCCGTTTTCGGCCGTATGATCCTGGGAAAGTTGTTTGTCCTTTTATACTGGACTCGAGATATCATATACAATATATGATTGTCTTTGTCGACGTTTCCGACCTTATGACCCTGGCGATGGCTTTTGTTTCTCCATATCGAACTCGTGGTTGAGTAGTGCGGCATTTTCATGACAGTCAGGAGCATAAGAGGTATCACGCTAGTTTTATCTTTTATCGGATCTTTGATCCAACTCATAGGCTTTCGCTCGGTAAGAAATATTTAGGGAGAATGAGGATATAGGATTCTAGGTACTTTATTTGTAGTCTTGACTGTATGCACTGGGTATGACAGGAATGCACTACTTATTGGCCcatcaatataagggtcattactCAAAACCAACCTTATCTTCGAagctgctgcttcttatgattgttggatatgacatgctttttttggtcttccgggttcacaaaatgatattaatgttttgcaTAATTCGTTTATGTTTGAAGGTCTAAAGTATGAAGTGTGTCCCACGTCCATTTCGTAATCAACGTCTATCAATACACTCATAGTTACTCCCTTTGTCCCTAATTTgatgacctagttgtagtttgcacaattcttaaggcaaagAGAAATGGGAATTTTAGATATTTTTCACAATTATATCCTTGAGGATAATTACTAGTAAAATTAAGAAATAAtgtatctctcaaactatacaacggataTCCGTAAACTTTATTTGTATATcatcggaaagcattttaaaacacctacgtaatgaTTATACCTTTTTCTTATACTAATAATAATCAATCACAAGGATGATTTAAAATATCCTATTGTTTGAGGTCATCTATTTTGGGATAGGATTTAAAACTAACTAGGTCATCTATTTTGAGATAGGATTTAAAACTATCTAGGttatctaatttgggacggagagaGTATCATCTTGCGGATGGGATCTATCCGAAAAAAATAAATACAGAGTACTTGCCTTTCCTCGTAccagaaatctgctctgcaattCAACTTAAGAATATCAACTTCACGGTAAATGATTCTTCATAGTTAATTATCACAAAAAATTGACGATAAATCTTTTATGGGTAGTCATCAGTGCACCCATACAAACCACTATAGCATAAAAGAAAAACAGCAGAAAGGGAAAGAAAAAGCTTTTGCTGCACACATGCTAGGGAAGAGTGAAAAATAATAATTCATCATGGGATGAAGCTCTTGCCCTTCTGGTAGATTTAACTTCTGCAATTGCAAGTCGCATGATATAATTGTGTTGCGTGGTTGAAGTAGCAACAGAAGTGTAGCTTTCTAAATAACTCTCAGTTCATACTCGCCTGCCATAGTTATGTACCTCACCCATGGTAGAGCTTGGTATCCACTCTTTTCAATGATCTTAAGGTATCGGACCTAAGAGAAAATAAGTATATTGAGCAGAATATCATCAGTACTCACTATTAAAGAATATATAATACTTAAACAAAATACCTTAACTTGAAAGATGTCGagatttttccatgcaaatgaaCCACTCAAGATTAAATCAACAACCTTCAAGTGTAAAAGGGAGAATATAGCAACTACCTTCTACAAAAGTGCTACAAACCATCTAAAATAGCAACAATCAAAGAGAGCTAGAAGTACCTGTATCCCAGAGACAGTAAAATATGGTATCTCAAATTTCACACGAATAGGAGCTTTCCTTTCAGGAGCTGCTTCTTCGGCAGTTATACTGGGAAGACTGAATTCAGCTCTAAGCATGTACTCCTAAACAATTTCATTTGATCAAATCATTGAATATGTACAACATCATACAAGAACAATACTGAATTGCAAACATCTAGAACTTCAATGCAGAGGATAAAAGCATGTCGGCTGGGATAGCGGTTCAAATTCTAGTATTACCTTGCCACCAGGGAAGGATTTTATTTTCCAGCACAGTGCATCATTCTCAGGTGCATATGCAGCAGAACCCATGGAAGTACGCACATTGGGATTGGTAGCATCAGCTGGTACAGGCATCTCAATCTCAACATTTGTTGCAGTGCTTTACCACAATGGTATCAGGATAAACAAAAGTTAATGCTAACAGTCAAGGAACTTAAGTAGGCAAGCAACAGCACGAGTTTTAAGATAAATAAATGTACCTACGCTCCTTGAACTGGCTCCGGGCTTTTACCATGATTTCAATACGACTTCTGGAGTGCCTTTCAATTTGAGCTTCCACCCAAATCAGAGGTTTTACCTAAAATTAACATACAAAAATCAATTTCAGTGCACTGCAGAATGAAGAATACCCGACAATGATTATCAAGTGATTAGCTTAACCTGGGTAGTCAGTCTATATGTCATCAAGTCAAAAGCCCCATCAGGAGGTATGAAAGATATTGTCCTGTCATTTTCAAATCGGGCCAAGCGCACACACCTAATGGAGAGCAAAGTGCAAGAGTGCAAAGATTCCGTCAGAATATCAAATTCATCTAGATAAACACAACGTGACAAACACATGCCATGTCAAAAGACCATTTCAACCAAAGCAGAACATATCTGGAGTGAAGAGTCAGATACATACTGATGAAACTTAATATCGTCCAGGTCAATGGCTTTTCCCTTCGTTGATCGACCTTGAGCCTCCAATAGTACTCTATCATTTAAACCAAGTTTACACTCCGGCATACCACTGAAACAGATGAAGTGCGGCAAGTTTAACTTTTTCCAGTATGTGCCAG comes from Papaver somniferum cultivar HN1 chromosome 7, ASM357369v1, whole genome shotgun sequence and encodes:
- the LOC113300135 gene encoding AP-1 complex subunit mu-2 — protein: MAGAASALFLLDIKGRVLVWRDFRGDVTAVQAEKFFSKLIEKEGDPDTQNPVVYDNGVTYMFLQHNNVYLMIASRQNCNAASLLLFLHRVVDVFKHYFEELEEESLRDNFVVVYELLDEMMDFGYPQYTEAKILSEFIKTDAYRMEVTQRPPMAVTNAVSWRSEGIRYKKNEVFLDVVESVNILVNSNGQIIRSDVVGALKMRTYLSGMPECKLGLNDRVLLEAQGRSTKGKAIDLDDIKFHQCVRLARFENDRTISFIPPDGAFDLMTYRLTTQVKPLIWVEAQIERHSRSRIEIMVKARSQFKERSTATNVEIEMPVPADATNPNVRTSMGSAAYAPENDALCWKIKSFPGGKEYMLRAEFSLPSITAEEAAPERKAPIRVKFEIPYFTVSGIQVRYLKIIEKSGYQALPWVRYITMAGEYELRVI